A region from the Rosa rugosa chromosome 6, drRosRugo1.1, whole genome shotgun sequence genome encodes:
- the LOC133716306 gene encoding putative UDP-rhamnose:rhamnosyltransferase 1 codes for MAKELHVVMLPWSAFGHMMPFFQLSIALAKAKVHVSYIATPRNIQRLPKILPDLQPFIHLVPISFPPLEPDFLPEGAEATVDVPFEKIDNLQIAYDLLQKPIKQFIADQMPDCIVPDFAAYWVVDIAKEYGVPLVYFSAFSAASSVFFGPLENLSGVNRNYALPSPQSLTSPPQWITFPSLVAFKEYEAIYVPQGFWGKNSTGISGASRLAKVISASQALAIRTCNEIEGDYLEVYKKITGKPVIPIGVLPPEKPGKRENTEMSPDGFMFDWLYKQSPRSVVFVGFGSECKLSKEQVHEIAHGLELSELPFVWAVRKPNAANDDEVDDFLPLGFVDRTSEKGLVCFGWVPQMEILGHPSVGGSLFHSGWGSVIETLQFGHCLVLLPIIVDQPLNARLLVEKGLAAEVKRNEDGSLSRDEIAKTLRLAMVEDEGEHLRSNATKAAAVFGDHKLHQNHYIGAFVDYLKNNVAKR; via the coding sequence ATGGCAAAAGAGCTTCATGTTGTAATGCTCCCATGGTCTGCCTTTGGCCATATGATGCCCTTCTTTCAACTCTCCATAGCCTTGGCCAAAGCCAAAGTTCATGTCTCCTACATAGCCACCCCAAGAAACATTCAAAGGCTCCCCAAAATCTTGCCTGATTTACAACCTTTCATACACCTAGTCCCCATTTCATTTCCTCCTTTGGAACCTGACTTCTTGCCTGAAGGAGCCGAGGCCACTGTCGATGTGCCCTTCGAAAAAATCGACAATTTACAGATCGCGTATGATCTTCTCCAGAAACCTATCAAGCAATTCATTGCAGATCAAATGCCTGACTGTATAGTACCCGATTTCGCTGCTTATTGGGTGGTGGACATTGCCAAAGAGTATGGTGTTCCACTAGTCTACTTCTCTGCTTTCTCTGCAGCTAGCAGTGTATTCTTTGGGCCCTTGGAAAATCTCTCCGGTGTGAACAGAAACTACGCTCTTCCGTCACCCCAAAGCTTGACATCTCCACCACAATGGATCACTTTTCCTTCTTTGGTGGCATTCAAGGAGTACGAAGCAATTTATGTGCCTCAAGGGTTTTGGGGTAAAAATAGTACTGGGATTAGTGGTGCTTCAAGGCTTGCCAAGGTTATATCAGCAAGTCAAGCTTTGGCAATTCGTACCTGTAATGAGATTGAAGGAGACTACTTGGAAGTGTACAAGAAAATTACTGGAAAGCCAGTGATTCCCATTGGTGTGCTTCCTCCGGAGAAACCTGGGAAAAGGGAAAATACGGAAATGAGCCCTGATGGGTTTATGTTTGATTGGCTCTATAAACAAAGCCCCAGGTCAGTGGTGTTTGTGGGATTTGGGAGTGAGTGTAAGCTGAGCAAAGAACAAGTTCATGAGATAGCTCATGGGCTGGAGCTATCAGAATTGCCATTTGTTTGGGCAGTCAGAAAACCCAATGCAGCTAACGATGATGAAGTTGATGATTTTCTGCCTTTAGGTTTTGTTGACAGAACATCAGAGAAAGGGCTTGTTTGCTTTGGATGGGTGCCTCAAATGGAAATTTTGGGGCACCCATCAGTTGGGGGATCTTTGTTTCACTCTGGATGGGGTTCTGTGATTGAAACTCTGCAATTTGGGCATTGCCTTGTGTTGTTGCCCATCATTGTTGATCAGCCTTTGAATGCAAGGCTTTTGGTGGAGAAGGGTCTTGCTGCCGAAGTGAAGCGCAACGAAGACGGGTCGCTTAGTAGAGATGAAATAGCTAAAACACTGAGGCTAGCAATGGTGGAAGATGAAGGAGAGCACCTGAGAAGCAATGCGACGAAAGCTGCTGCAGTTTTTGGAGATCACAAGCTGCACCAAAACCACTACATTGGTGCGTTTGTTGATTATCTTAAAAATAACGTCGCAAAGAGGTGA